The following proteins come from a genomic window of candidate division WOR-3 bacterium:
- a CDS encoding DegT/DnrJ/EryC1/StrS family aminotransferase: protein MFIPFYDLRDENLGFLPDFHAALERVVKSGRFVLGEELTKFEKELGGYLGVDEVIGLKSGTDALYFALKGLGIGKGDEVITTPFTFPATVEAILRVGARPVLADIEPETLCLSPERCEAAITKRTKAIILVHLFGNCAEIDRFITICQAHNLFLIEDAAQAIGAEYRGRKLGGFGTCAIFSFYPTKNLGALGNGGALVGQTLDIDCPNSSRLDELQAAFLRIKLTHLDEWLKSRERLARRYESELSPFVKIVKSAPQAQPNYHQFAILTPSRDRLRQLLLKDGVETMLYYPEPIHRQQRFAGEFPGSHLPEAERASAEVLCLPIRQNLTDAEQEVIINSIVKFFKSG, encoded by the coding sequence ATGTTCATCCCCTTTTACGACCTGAGGGATGAGAACCTTGGGTTTCTCCCTGACTTTCACGCCGCATTGGAACGGGTTGTAAAATCGGGCAGGTTTGTCCTGGGCGAGGAGCTGACAAAATTTGAAAAGGAGTTGGGAGGTTATCTTGGTGTCGATGAGGTCATCGGTCTGAAAAGCGGCACCGACGCCCTCTATTTTGCCCTCAAAGGGCTCGGCATCGGCAAGGGCGATGAGGTCATCACCACCCCTTTCACATTCCCCGCCACCGTGGAGGCGATTCTGCGGGTTGGTGCCAGACCTGTCCTTGCCGACATTGAGCCCGAAACCCTCTGCCTCAGCCCGGAACGGTGTGAGGCGGCAATCACCAAAAGGACAAAGGCAATCATCTTGGTCCATCTCTTTGGCAACTGCGCTGAAATTGACCGTTTCATCACCATCTGCCAGGCACACAACCTCTTTCTGATTGAGGATGCGGCACAGGCAATCGGCGCCGAGTACAGGGGGAGAAAACTGGGCGGTTTTGGCACCTGTGCCATCTTCAGTTTCTATCCGACCAAAAACCTGGGCGCGCTCGGCAACGGCGGCGCACTGGTCGGTCAAACCCTTGATATTGACTGCCCGAACTCCTCCCGGCTTGATGAACTCCAGGCGGCATTTCTGCGGATAAAACTTACCCATCTTGACGAATGGCTTAAAAGCCGGGAACGGCTTGCCCGCCGTTACGAATCGGAGTTGAGCCCATTTGTCAAGATTGTCAAATCCGCGCCCCAAGCCCAGCCCAATTACCACCAGTTTGCCATCCTTACCCCCTCTCGTGACCGGCTGCGTCAACTCCTGCTCAAAGATGGGGTTGAAACGATGCTCTATTATCCTGAGCCGATTCATCGCCAACAGCGGTTTGCCGGAGAGTTTCCAGGCTCCCATCTTCCCGAAGCCGAAAGGGCAAGCGCAGAGGTGCTGTGCCTGCCGATAAGGCAAAACTTGACAGACGCTGAGCAGGAGGTCATTATCAATTCAATAGTAAAATTCTTTAAATCAGGATGA
- the plsX gene encoding phosphate acyltransferase PlsX, producing the protein MKIALDAMGSDNAPRAELEAAALALKELPDITLSIVGKQEMIDETKDRYADRVELIPAPEVVGMHEPAPTAIKKKRNSSIAVCMELHRQGKVDAVVSAGNTGAVMAFALNMLGPVPGVHRPTIGVLFPRIKGSTLVLDVGANVSPKPLHLLQFAMMGATAASFLFRKANPSVGLLNIGQEESKGNELTAAAYQLLKESELNFIGNVEGNDLLTGKVDVVVCDGFVGNVLLKYGEGLAEILRQLLHEYYESESKYRLRRWFSRPVLEEFISRMDYQEHGGALMLGVQGNVVVAHGRSTPQALKNAIRTAYQAIKDNLSQHIAQAFNRQMNGNGPKND; encoded by the coding sequence GTGAAAATTGCGCTTGATGCGATGGGCTCGGACAATGCGCCCCGAGCCGAACTTGAGGCAGCAGCACTGGCGCTGAAGGAGCTGCCCGACATCACCTTGAGCATCGTTGGTAAGCAGGAGATGATTGACGAAACCAAGGACCGTTATGCCGACCGGGTTGAACTCATTCCTGCGCCTGAGGTTGTCGGTATGCATGAACCCGCACCTACAGCGATAAAGAAGAAGCGCAATTCATCAATTGCCGTTTGTATGGAACTGCACCGGCAGGGAAAGGTGGATGCGGTGGTGAGCGCAGGCAACACCGGTGCGGTAATGGCTTTTGCCCTTAATATGCTTGGTCCGGTCCCTGGTGTTCACCGTCCGACAATTGGCGTGCTCTTTCCGAGAATCAAAGGCAGCACCCTTGTCCTTGATGTTGGTGCCAATGTCAGTCCCAAACCGCTTCATCTCCTACAGTTTGCGATGATGGGTGCCACCGCTGCCAGTTTTCTCTTCCGCAAGGCAAACCCATCGGTTGGGCTCTTGAACATCGGTCAGGAGGAGAGCAAGGGCAATGAACTGACCGCTGCCGCATACCAACTGCTCAAGGAGAGCGAACTCAATTTTATCGGCAATGTTGAGGGCAACGACCTCTTGACCGGTAAGGTTGATGTGGTTGTCTGTGATGGCTTTGTTGGCAATGTCCTTTTGAAATATGGCGAGGGTCTGGCAGAGATACTTCGGCAGTTGCTCCACGAATACTACGAGTCGGAATCCAAATACCGTTTGCGGCGCTGGTTCTCCAGACCGGTTCTGGAGGAGTTCATCAGCAGAATGGACTACCAGGAGCACGGGGGTGCACTTATGCTCGGTGTTCAGGGAAATGTTGTTGTTGCCCATGGTCGCTCCACACCGCAGGCGCTCAAGAATGCGATTCGCACCGCTTATCAGGCGATAAAGGACAACCTCTCCCAGCACATCGCCCAGGCATTTAACAGGCAAATGAACGGTAACGGACCCAAAAATGACTAA
- a CDS encoding Minf_1886 family protein — translation MILLDKVLENDARFPLDAYLLVNDGLQHAYKLTGRKSHITAAELLEAIRDLMIARYGLLAKSVLHSWGINSTDDIGQVVLNLVNAGLIPKEEAEGVEKFHAVYDFEEVFVDNYKIPEQESP, via the coding sequence ATGATTCTACTTGATAAGGTGCTTGAGAATGATGCCCGTTTCCCCCTTGATGCCTATCTTCTGGTCAACGACGGTCTGCAGCATGCCTATAAGTTAACCGGCAGAAAGAGCCATATCACCGCCGCCGAACTGCTTGAAGCCATCCGGGATTTGATGATTGCCAGATACGGTCTGCTTGCCAAGTCGGTGCTTCACTCCTGGGGGATAAACTCTACCGATGACATCGGGCAGGTGGTTTTGAATCTGGTAAATGCCGGTCTGATACCAAAGGAGGAAGCCGAAGGGGTGGAAAAGTTTCACGCCGTTTACGACTTTGAGGAAGTATTTGTTGATAATTACAAAATCCCTGAACAGGAATCGCCCTGA
- a CDS encoding DNRLRE domain-containing protein, whose protein sequence is MTNKRTSPFAFLLFFLACNTLPVGFDQINTPPETRTLELLPESTDSYGKFVPLGYADYLLLGKDDEYEARILIKFSIKDSCLDSVSSVRLILHPIDSSPLNFICRPCSTDWSTGAVTWRMADSTTQWLTPGGDYWHFDLGQGKMEKESTVVEFNKDYLETLVRRSYGIIIFSLDTGFTTVTNLTSAKTGPRLVLTFADSKQRTYYPIEDAHIVDSSGIRANPYDLLVGSSFAFRTYLRFNLDSIPREATIARADLIFQPQTLYRRQDTIWLGIHQLTEAYATKGRYASFQEKAAAKVAYVPADNDTIVSLEISRLIQNWVSQPDSNPNYGIFITAEPEWLKPFRIKLFRSGPLSPHLRIQYILPPEDRFTR, encoded by the coding sequence ATGACTAACAAACGGACATCGCCCTTTGCCTTTCTTTTGTTTTTCCTTGCCTGCAACACCCTGCCGGTCGGATTTGACCAGATAAATACCCCTCCTGAAACCCGCACCCTGGAACTGCTGCCTGAGAGCACTGACAGTTATGGCAAGTTTGTCCCGCTGGGCTATGCCGACTATCTGCTTTTGGGCAAGGATGATGAGTATGAGGCAAGGATATTGATCAAGTTCTCAATCAAGGACAGCTGCCTGGACTCAGTTAGCTCTGTACGACTCATCCTCCATCCGATTGACAGCTCTCCCCTTAACTTTATCTGTCGCCCCTGCTCAACCGACTGGAGCACCGGCGCGGTTACCTGGCGCATGGCAGATTCAACAACGCAGTGGCTCACCCCTGGGGGAGACTATTGGCATTTTGACTTGGGTCAGGGCAAAATGGAAAAGGAGTCCACCGTTGTTGAGTTCAACAAGGATTACCTTGAGACCCTCGTCCGCCGCTCCTACGGCATCATCATCTTTTCCCTTGACACCGGCTTTACAACCGTAACCAACCTCACCTCTGCCAAAACCGGTCCCAGGCTGGTCTTGACCTTTGCCGACAGCAAACAAAGGACATATTATCCCATTGAAGATGCCCACATCGTTGACTCCAGCGGCATCCGGGCAAACCCTTATGACCTGCTCGTCGGCTCCAGTTTTGCCTTTCGCACCTATCTGCGCTTCAACCTTGATTCAATTCCTCGGGAAGCAACCATTGCCCGTGCCGATTTGATTTTCCAGCCGCAAACTTTGTACCGGCGCCAAGACACCATCTGGCTTGGAATCCATCAGCTCACTGAAGCCTATGCTACAAAGGGCAGATACGCCTCTTTTCAAGAGAAGGCTGCCGCTAAGGTTGCTTATGTTCCGGCTGATAACGACACCATCGTCTCTCTTGAAATCAGCCGCCTGATTCAGAACTGGGTATCGCAACCAGACTCCAATCCCAATTACGGCATTTTCATTACCGCCGAACCAGAATGGCTCAAACCCTTCCGGATAAAACTGTTCCGGTCTGGTCCTCTCTCACCCCACCTGCGCATCCAGTATATATTGCCCCCAGAGGACCGGTTCACAAGATGA
- the rpmF gene encoding 50S ribosomal protein L32 — MPLPKRRHSRQRGRKRRTHWRLTPPTLIDCPHCHEPKMPHRVCPHCGYYAGKPVITVTKEKE; from the coding sequence ATGCCCTTACCAAAAAGAAGACACTCACGGCAGCGCGGGAGAAAGCGCCGGACCCACTGGCGTTTGACACCACCAACTTTAATTGACTGCCCGCACTGCCACGAACCGAAAATGCCGCACCGTGTCTGTCCGCATTGCGGTTACTATGCGGGCAAACCGGTGATAACGGTAACCAAGGAAAAGGAATAG